The genomic region ATGTTAGTAGGGTTGTGGTTTCCTTCTATAATTAACCTATATTATATAGAAGAAGTAAAACGGCCCCGGTGAAATTTTAAGGCGATTGGGAAACAATGGTACTGATCTTACGAATTTTGTCGCAATTTAGACACTCCAAGCTCTAGAGAAAGCGCTGAAAGAATTTCGTGTTATACAATTGATTCTTACATAGAAGACCAGCAGGAGACATTTAGAAAAGGAGGGTATCGTTTGTTGGATGTTGATAACCGGATGGTGGCTCCAGCAGATGTGCAAATAACTGCTTTTGTAAGAAGGTCTGATGTGCTCCATTCGTTTGCACTCCCTAAGTTACTAATTAAAGTAGATGCCATCCCAGGTCGAATTAATCGGCTTCCTATAAAAGCTTCCCAGTGTAGAATTATTTACGGGCAGTGTTCTGAAATTTGCGGGGTTAACCATAGATTTATACCGATTGTGATTGAGTTTATTCCtgagaaatattttgtcatatggTTGGAAGctcttaactaaaataaaaaataagctaaagcttttaagaagcgttaaacttttaatttaatgaacttGTACAATGGGCAAGTAGCTTTTAGTGATAAGGTGGTCTAATATTAGGATATAGGGCTCATGCCCCTAAGGCGCCGTGAGTAGTGGCTCTTATCTTTGTGAGAGCTGGCAGAGCTAATGCGTTTGATTTAGGATCAATTCATAAGTATATATACTTGCTTTCATGGCACAAGCTGGCAGACCTAATGCATACGATTTAAGCTCGTCTTATAAGATATACTCTTGTTTGTGTGTGAATTACAAAGCTAAGCCCAGTCTCATTATGGTTAGTGTCGAGTGTCTATTTAAGACTCTAAGGAGAGTAGCTGTTTTCTTTGGAGCCTCTATCCTATTAAGCCTTTGTCAAGTGTCAGCGGACTCTTTTACTCCCTTGGGGTCGACTAAGGCTGCACTGGTGGACTGAGTAGGCGTGGTTGTTGGTGTTATCCCTTTTGTAGGGGTGCTTCTCGCTGTGGGCTTCTATACTTTGTTGGAACGTAAAATTTTGGCTATCATTATAATCCGAAAGGGTCCATCCAAGGTGAGTTATATAGGGATCTTGCAGCCTTTTAGTGACGCAGGTAAGTTGTTATGTAAAGAGTTTATTGTGCCTACACGTGCTAACGTAGGGCCCTTCATTTTGGCTCCTGCACTAATATTAACTATCAGTTTACTTGGATGGCTTTTATACCCGTATAAGTCGGCTGAAGTGTTTTATGTTTTCGGGGTGATTCTGTTTATAGTTATTACTAGAGTCAGGGTTTACGGGGTAATAATATCCGGATGGGCTTCTAACTCTAAATACTCTTTGCTAGGTGCAGTTCGTGCGATGGCGCAAAGAATTTCTTATGAGATCCCTATAggatttatcttcttttgtgtGGTGCTGTGCTCGGGTGTGTTTATGTTTCAAGAAATTAGGGTGTTCCAACAAaggtccttttttttcttttttcctttgtgCGTAGTTATAGTTGTCTGAATGCTGTGTATGCTAGCTGAAACTAATCGGGcgccatttgattttgtggaaGGAGAGTCGGAATTAGTGTCAGGATACAACGTGGAGTACAGCGGAGGGGGGTTTGCAGTTATATTTATTGCGGAGTACTCTAGTATTCTTCTCAGAAGGGTTATAAGGGCGGCGATATTTTTCGGGGGAAATGAAGCGTTGATCGGGGTCTTTATGATGGCTTTTGCGGTCTTCTTTGTGGTTATTCGTGCTTCTTTACCTCGTTTACGTTATGATAAGTTAATGAGTTTGTGTTGGACTGTTCTTCTATGTGTCATACTTATGGCTAGTGTGTGTGTAGTAGTTCTAGTTAGGGTGTATGTAAGATAATATAAACTAGTATAATTCATTTACACTGAATGTGTCAGATAAAGTCTGTCTTACTTATGGTTAAAAGGTTGGCAATTAGACTTATTGcattgattattataaaaaaccTAAATATGAGTGTCATTGGGTTAAGCGTTCTAACTATTCTAAGTATGGGCGCCACAAGAGTCGCGATAGGGGGGGTAGAGTTGAACGGGTTGTACACCACAGACTTTGTAATAGGGTTAATGGTTACACTAACTCTATTTGTAGCAATTCTTTCCTACCTAAGGAGGGTTAAGATCCACCGGAAAGcaagatttaatttaataattatcagAATCAGCCTAATTTTAGTGATAAGATTCAGGGTGAGGaggttctttcttttttttttttttttttgaaagtgtgCTAGCCCCTCTGTTGTTATTAATTGTAGGCTGAGGCTATCAGCCAGAGCGTTTACAGGCAGGGGGGTATATAGTAATCTATACGGTGTTCGgatctctttttttcttatgggGGGTAAGAGAACTCTATATTAGAGGGTTGAGGAGGAGGATAAGTTCTGTGGTAAGGctagtaaaaaaaaggggaatgAGATTGTGATGGCTATACATTCTAGGGTTTCTTATCAAGCTACCAATATATCCATTTCACCTGTGACTACCTAAGGCTCACGTAGAGGCCCCAGTAGCCGGTTCGATGCTATTGGCCGGGGTGGTACTAAAATTAGGAGGGTACGGGCTGCTTCGATTTATAAtagttatacaaataaggcttaGAAGCGTTTTTTTTGTGCTGCTACTAGTGGTGAACTTGGCAGGAGGTGTCTACGCAGGATTAGCGTGTGTACGGCAAGTGGACCTAAAATGTTTGGTAGCATATTCCTCTGTAGCGCATATGAGGCTTGTGCTATTAGGAGTGCTTAGCAACACGGTATTAGGGGTAGTGGGGGCCATTATTATTATGATCGGGCATGGGTTGTGTTCATCAGGTTTGTTCAGGTATGTGAATGCTATCTATAAGATGAGGCACTCGCGTCTGCTAGTAATAAATAAAGGGGGCTTGTTAGTCTGCCCAAGTCTAGTCTTAATGTGTTTCCTGTTAAGATCAAGCAACATAGCAGCCCCTCCTAGTCTAAACTTATTTGGGGAAATCCTCGTTTTCGGCGTGGGAGGGTGAATAAGTGGAGTGTTCCTGCTTATCCTGGGTCTGATAAGCTTTATTAGGGCATGTTTTAGACTATACCTATATGGAAGTTGTTGTCACGGGAAGGGGGTGTCACACAGGGAGTCCTTAAACTTGAGAAGAGTTTGTGATGTTTTTGTTCTGGCGGCTCATTGGATACCGCTgaactttatgtttatgtttatacccTAAACAATGAATCGTAATCCTTATTCTCGTTACTATGTACCAGGTCCAAGTCCGTGGCCCTTTTTTGTGGCTATCTCGGCAAACGGAATAGCGGTAGGGTTAATTTTGTGACTGCATCGAACTCCCAGATTTCTATTAATAGGAATGAGGTTGGGGTGTATACTATTGAGAACTTTTAGATGATGGCGAGACTTAATTCGTGAGGGAGATATTGGGTTTCATACTCGCTTCGTAATCAAGAGATTTCGTGATGGAGTTGCCCTTTTTATTCTGTCTGAAGTAatgttcttcttttcttttttttggactTTCTTCCATAATGCCTTAAGACCCTCGTGTGAACTAGGGATGCGATGACCCCCTCCAGGGATCCGCACGCCAAACCCGTCGTCGACAAGGCTGTTCGAGACAGGTCTTTTAATTAGGAGGGGGTTATTCGTAACTCAAGCCCATAAGAGAATGCGTTTGAAGGATTATGATGTTGGGCCATTTATTGGCCTAGTGGTAACAATTTTATGTGGGACTGTGTTCTTCCTAGTGCAACTTCGAGAATACTACTGAAACTCATACACTATTGCAGATAGGGTGTATGGAAGAGTGTTTTATTTACTAACTGGGTTTCATGGAATGCACGTAGTTGTGGGGACTCTTTGACTAATGGTGAGGTTAGTCCGACTATGGCGTGGGGAGTTTTCCAGTCAACGGCACTTTGGTTTTGAGGCTTGCATTTGGTACTGACACTTcgtagatgtggtatgggtaGCATTATGATGTTTAGTATATGTGTGGTTTGGAGGATGGTTATACATGTGGTGGTTCAAAATATGAGACGGGGACGTCTATACGTTTAAGTACCCAGACGCAAAGCCTTCGTGGTATGCGTACATTCAAGAAGAGCATGCTCCGTCCTGATATAAGATTCCTGACcatttaaaaggttaaaaataggAGTCATACAGACTAGTTAAacagttttgatttgaaatcaaGTACCAAAGCGATTCCAAGCGCTTACTAGTCTGAGTAAAGTAGTCTAATTAAGGACAGAAGACCTATGATTTTCAAGTGTTATAAGTAACCTTTACTTGAAATGGTAAGCTTTGTGGTAAGACCTATAAAATTAGTGAGATTAGGGGTAATATTGATCGGGACAATTCTTAGGGTTAGAAGAGAAGAGATAGTAGGGGTGTGACTCGGTTTAGAGCTAAATCTGTATGGATTTCTTGTAATTATAAACCCTGATGGTCACTATAGTCCTGAGCcctgtgtaaaatattttgtggtaCAAAGAACGGGGTCAATTCTGATACTAGTGGGTTTTGTAACCTTGATAGAGCAGCACGTAGTGAGAGGGCTGGTGATAAGGGGGGCGGGTACAGTGTTAAAATCTGGCGTTTTCCCGCTACATTCGTGGGTCCCTTCAATTATTAAGAACAGCAGATGGTTAGCAAGAGGGTTAATATTAACTTGGCAAAAAGTCGCCCCCCTtgtctttttatcaataattatacCCTCTAAGGGGTTGTGAGTAGTAATTGTATTGATAGCTGGAATTGGGGCAGTAGGGGGCCTTAACCAGAATTCAGTACGAGTAATAAGCGCGTACTCGTCGTTTGTGCATACATCATGAATGCTGTTAGGGCTCACATGGTCAAGAGTAGTCTTTGTAGGGTATTTTGCAGTTTACTCGCTGTCGGTAGGGCTGTTTTTTTATGGGTgctcaataataaacaaaacaagaatgggCGGTCAGATTAGTAGAGCCGCGAGGGGTATAGGGTTACTGATACTGATGGGGATGCCTCCTTTCCTTGGCTTTCTAGCGAAAGTATTGGTGTTTCTAATGAGAGGAAGGGCTGTAATCGTGGCTTGTATTATAGGTTCAGTAATCAGGCTAAAATTCtacattgactttttttataggATAGTAATAAAAAGGTTAGTAGACAAAAACAAAGCAGAATTCAAGATTATGTGGAGGATAGTGATCGGGGCTAACCTAGCAGGGGGGGCATTGATCTTGGTGAGATTTATTTAGAAACTGCTTTTAGGCCAGGGGCGTTTTGATTTCGGCTCAAAAAGAGTGGGTAAAACCACAAAAGTATGataaaaaggtaatttaaaataaaatattttgtttcaaacataaCTATAGGTAGTTGTTACCTCCTTTTTGTAGAatggtactttaaaaaaaaggattggtTTGCATCTAATTATTAAGCCTAGGTTTTCATTCTTAAGTGAGGAAGTTAATTAACATAATAGGGCTGctaactttgttataaatggCTTGTACCATTTTTCCTTATAAAAAAGTAGTTTAATTTAAGAACGATAGGTTGTGGGGCTATTAGTGGTGTCAACCCTTTTTTAGCTagatatagtttaaaataaaatattggctTTGGGAGCTAAAGACACTTCCATAAGTTTTCTAGAAGAATGGTTATGGGGTTAAGAGTTGCGTTTGTctgcattgtgtcttttttgtttacgGGGTTATTTATGCTACTAAGGGAAAAGCGGGGTCTAGACCGAGAAAAGTGCAGTCCATATGAGTGTGGATTTGAGCCTATTGGAAGAGCTCGGAGGCCCTTTTCTATCCGATTCTTTCTAGTAGCAGTTTTGTTCGTCGTGTTTGATGTAGAGGTAGTGCTGTTAATACCTTTTGCCTACATGTTCTTTTACGGTAAGAGAGTGTTAGGGATTTTGTCCTCAAGGGGTTTCCTTC from Mytilus trossulus isolate FHL-02 unplaced genomic scaffold, PNRI_Mtr1.1.1.hap1 h1tg001026l__unscaffolded, whole genome shotgun sequence harbors:
- the LOC134703429 gene encoding LOW QUALITY PROTEIN: cytochrome c oxidase subunit 3-like (The sequence of the model RefSeq protein was modified relative to this genomic sequence to represent the inferred CDS: substituted 9 bases at 9 genomic stop codons), with amino-acid sequence MNRNPYSRYYVPGPSPWPFFVAISANGIAVGLILXLHRTPRFLLIGMRLGCILLRTFRXWRDLIREGDIGFHTRFVIKRFRDGVALFILSEVMFFFSFFWTFFHNALRPSCELGMRXPPPGIRTPNPSSTRLFETGLLIRRGLFVTQAHKRMRLKDYDVGPFIGLVVTILCGTVFFLVQLREYYXNSYTIADRVYGRVFYLLTGFHGMHVVVGTLXLMVRLVRLWRGEFSSQRHFGFEACIWYXHFVDVVWVALXCLVYVWFGGWLYMWWFKIXDGDVYTFKYPDAKPSWYAYIQEEHAPSXYKIPDHLKG
- the LOC134703428 gene encoding LOW QUALITY PROTEIN: NADH-ubiquinone oxidoreductase chain 2-like (The sequence of the model RefSeq protein was modified relative to this genomic sequence to represent the inferred CDS: substituted 3 bases at 3 genomic stop codons), whose amino-acid sequence is MVSFVVRPIKLVRLGVILIGTILRVRREEIVGVXLGLELNLYGFLVIINPDGHYSPEPCVKYFVVQRTGSILILVGFVTLIEQHVVRGLVIRGAGTVLKSGVFPLHSWVPSIIKNSRWLARGLILTWQKVAPLVFLSIIIPSKGLXVVIVLIAGIGAVGGLNQNSVRVISAYSSFVHTSXMLLGLTWSRVVFVGYFAVYSLSVGLFFYGCSIINKTRMGGQISRAARGIGLLILMGMPPFLGFLAKVLVFLMRGRAVIVACIIGSVIRLKFYIDFFYRIVIKRLVDKNKAEFKIMWRIVIGANLAGGALILVRFI